One region of Trinickia violacea genomic DNA includes:
- a CDS encoding TetR/AcrR family transcriptional regulator produces the protein MTKAARPVVDREVWLDAARAILIEQGIDAVKVEPLAAMLEISRSSFYWHFKNRKELLDALVEYWSEVNDRVLRSMVQPHETDPKERGQLAKSRLRQLINLFIDERQFSSEFDMAVREWARKDPAIAKEVARIDRQRIAHLQKIFQDMGHTKPDSLIRAKILYFHQLGYYLTGIKESEEVRKRVAPRYLEVLSGIKL, from the coding sequence ATGACCAAGGCCGCGCGGCCAGTCGTGGACCGCGAAGTCTGGCTCGATGCTGCGCGCGCGATTCTCATCGAGCAGGGCATCGACGCAGTCAAAGTCGAGCCGCTCGCGGCGATGCTCGAAATCAGCCGCTCCAGCTTCTACTGGCACTTCAAGAATCGGAAGGAATTGCTCGATGCGCTGGTCGAATATTGGTCCGAGGTGAACGACCGGGTTCTGAGGTCGATGGTCCAGCCGCACGAGACGGATCCCAAAGAGCGCGGGCAATTGGCTAAGTCGCGCTTGCGTCAGCTGATCAATCTGTTCATCGACGAACGCCAGTTCTCTTCGGAATTCGACATGGCCGTGCGCGAATGGGCGCGAAAGGATCCGGCCATCGCCAAGGAAGTCGCCCGCATCGACCGGCAGCGCATCGCGCATCTTCAGAAGATCTTTCAGGACATGGGGCACACCAAGCCGGATAGCCTCATCCGCGCAAAAATCCTGTACTTCCATCAGTTGGGGTACTACCTGACGGGCATCAAGGAAAGCGAGGAGGTGCGCAAGCGCGTCGCTCCTCGCTATCTCGAGGTGCTGAGCGGCATCAAGCTCTAA
- a CDS encoding electron transfer flavoprotein subunit beta/FixA family protein — protein sequence MKILVGVKRVVDPNVKVRVRSDHAGVDLANVKMTLNPFDEIAVEAAIRLKEQGVATEVIVVSCGTAASQEALRAALAMGADRGILVQTEAELQPLAVAKLLKSITEKEAPDLILLGKQAIDDDSNQTGQLLAALLDFPQAPFASAIERRGAQLLVTRETDDGSETVEMSPPAVVTADLRLNEPRYVTLPNLMKAKKKPLDTLDAASLGVDIAPRFKTVSVEEPPPRKAGERVPDVAALIARLRAVSTSI from the coding sequence ATGAAGATACTCGTGGGCGTAAAGCGGGTCGTGGACCCCAATGTGAAAGTGCGCGTGCGCAGCGACCATGCAGGCGTCGACCTCGCGAACGTCAAGATGACCCTCAACCCGTTCGACGAGATCGCTGTAGAGGCGGCGATCCGGCTGAAGGAGCAGGGCGTCGCGACAGAGGTCATCGTCGTCTCGTGCGGGACGGCTGCGTCGCAAGAGGCATTGCGAGCCGCTTTGGCGATGGGCGCCGATCGCGGCATCCTCGTTCAGACGGAAGCGGAATTGCAACCGCTCGCCGTAGCGAAGCTGCTCAAGTCGATCACCGAGAAGGAAGCCCCCGATCTCATCCTGCTCGGCAAACAGGCGATCGATGACGATTCGAACCAGACGGGCCAGTTGCTGGCCGCGCTGCTCGATTTTCCGCAAGCGCCGTTCGCCTCGGCGATCGAACGGCGCGGCGCGCAACTGTTGGTCACCCGCGAAACAGACGATGGTTCCGAGACGGTGGAGATGTCGCCGCCCGCCGTCGTCACCGCTGACCTGCGTTTGAACGAGCCGCGCTACGTCACGCTCCCGAATCTGATGAAAGCGAAGAAGAAGCCGCTCGACACGCTGGATGCAGCGAGCCTTGGCGTGGACATCGCCCCGCGATTCAAGACCGTCAGCGTGGAAGAGCCGCCGCCGAGAAAAGCGGGCGAACGGGTGCCGGATGTTGCAGCCCTGATCGCGCGTTTGCGTGCCGTGTCCACTTCGATCTAG
- a CDS encoding FAD-binding oxidoreductase, which yields MMGRAFTEATCVGIVRENWNVKTFRFSPARSQEPFSFDAGQYVTLGLDIDGEKVYRCYTVSSAPRAERGDAFEITVKHAPGGVVSTWLHEALTVGASLEVSRPAGDFVLPQNHWEPLLFVAGGVGMTPLIAMARSVHAQGQNTDIEFLQFARTPDDILFRNELREMARSSRGIAPHFFASRGSGAECVSGRLGRDVLEQAVPDWASRQVFCCGPDSFMSAMRSLFLESGGTPARFHQESFVLPESAPVHVPASIGIPSVRLSESGLDVTCAPGATILDAVHALPSGPKIPNACRSGVCGTCKLRKLEGQVEMHHNGGITDEEVEEGYILPCCSVALSDVTIEY from the coding sequence ATGATGGGGCGTGCGTTCACTGAGGCGACGTGCGTCGGCATCGTCCGCGAGAACTGGAACGTGAAGACGTTTCGGTTCTCGCCGGCTCGGTCGCAAGAGCCCTTTTCCTTCGACGCCGGACAGTACGTCACGCTGGGCCTCGATATCGACGGCGAGAAAGTCTACCGCTGCTATACGGTTTCGTCGGCGCCGCGCGCCGAGCGGGGAGACGCGTTCGAAATCACGGTCAAGCATGCGCCGGGTGGAGTGGTCTCGACTTGGCTTCACGAAGCGCTCACGGTCGGCGCAAGCCTGGAGGTCTCCAGGCCGGCCGGTGATTTCGTGTTGCCGCAGAACCATTGGGAGCCGTTGCTGTTCGTTGCCGGCGGCGTCGGCATGACCCCGCTCATCGCTATGGCGCGATCCGTCCACGCGCAAGGCCAAAATACGGACATCGAGTTTCTGCAGTTTGCTCGCACGCCTGACGATATTCTCTTTCGCAACGAATTGCGCGAGATGGCCCGTTCGTCGCGTGGCATCGCTCCGCATTTCTTCGCATCGCGGGGGAGCGGCGCGGAGTGTGTCTCGGGGCGCCTGGGCAGAGACGTTCTTGAGCAGGCGGTTCCCGACTGGGCTTCGAGGCAGGTGTTTTGCTGCGGACCTGATTCGTTCATGTCGGCCATGCGCAGCCTATTCTTGGAGAGCGGCGGTACGCCAGCACGATTCCATCAGGAAAGCTTTGTGCTGCCCGAGTCGGCGCCGGTACACGTACCGGCGTCGATCGGCATTCCGAGCGTTCGACTGTCGGAGTCCGGCTTGGATGTGACGTGCGCACCTGGCGCGACCATTCTGGATGCTGTCCATGCGTTGCCGAGCGGGCCAAAGATTCCCAACGCCTGCCGCTCCGGCGTCTGCGGGACCTGCAAGCTCCGCAAGCTCGAAGGGCAAGTCGAGATGCACCACAACGGCGGCATCACGGACGAAGAAGTGGAAGAAGGCTACATCCTGCCGTGCTGCTCGGTGGCGCTATCCGACGTCACCATCGAATACTAG
- a CDS encoding electron transfer flavoprotein subunit alpha/FixB family protein yields the protein MAILVVADVVDDVLLASTFSTVTAAREIASHTGTEVHILLAGHRLDASVGLASTLGIDRVLVASSEVLADRNPESMAATVLALDSRGYTHFLFSASNFGKSVAPRVAATLDVAQFSDITAVRSDAVFARPIYAGNVIATVEALDKIKVITVRSAAFAPASGAAAAAIESCAVIEHPKRTRVTARHADQSDRPDLASAKVIVSGGRGLGSKDSYDIMLAPLADKLGAALGASRAAVDAGYAPNDRQVGQTGKIVAPDIYIAIGLSGAIQHLAGMRDSKTIVAINSDPDAPIFGVADIGLVADLFAAVPQWLAAS from the coding sequence ATGGCGATTCTTGTTGTCGCGGACGTCGTCGACGACGTCCTGCTTGCTTCGACTTTCAGCACCGTCACGGCTGCGCGCGAAATCGCGAGCCATACCGGGACGGAAGTGCACATCCTGTTGGCGGGGCATCGGCTCGATGCATCCGTCGGATTGGCCTCGACGCTGGGTATCGATCGTGTTCTCGTCGCGTCTTCGGAGGTGCTGGCCGACCGGAACCCCGAGAGCATGGCGGCCACCGTGCTCGCGCTCGATTCGCGAGGCTATACGCACTTTCTCTTCAGCGCGAGCAACTTCGGCAAGAGCGTGGCGCCGCGCGTCGCCGCGACGCTCGATGTCGCGCAGTTCTCGGATATCACCGCCGTGCGCAGCGATGCCGTTTTCGCGCGGCCGATCTATGCGGGGAACGTGATTGCCACCGTCGAGGCGCTCGACAAGATCAAGGTGATCACCGTGCGCTCCGCGGCCTTTGCGCCGGCTTCGGGCGCCGCAGCGGCGGCGATCGAATCGTGCGCCGTCATCGAGCACCCGAAGCGGACCCGAGTCACGGCGCGCCATGCCGACCAGTCGGACCGACCGGACCTCGCGTCGGCGAAAGTCATCGTTTCGGGAGGGCGCGGGCTCGGCAGCAAGGACAGCTACGACATCATGCTCGCGCCGCTTGCCGACAAGCTGGGCGCGGCGCTCGGCGCGTCACGCGCGGCGGTCGACGCGGGATACGCGCCCAACGACCGCCAAGTCGGGCAGACGGGAAAGATCGTGGCGCCCGATATCTACATCGCAATCGGCCTTTCCGGGGCCATCCAGCATCTGGCGGGCATGCGGGATTCGAAGACCATCGTCGCCATCAACTCGGACCCGGATGCCCCCATTTTCGGCGTCGCCGACATCGGTCTCGTTGCCGACTTGTTTGCGGCGGTTCCGCAATGGTTGGCCGCGAGCTGA
- a CDS encoding GcvT family protein, which translates to MKSHYQAVVIGGGVVGCSVLYHLTKFGWKDVALLERKVLTAGSTWHAAAGFHAINSDPNVVRLQTYTIALYKEIQEAGDQDVGLHVPGGITIAATPERWEFLRTEWSRHRFMGVNSELITPSEIKARCPLVDTTDVIGGLWMPDEGHLDPYGATHAYARAAKKQGAEIHQHTKVESLQQRSDGSWDVVTDKGVIHAEHVVNAAGLWAREVGMMAGVKLPLIPMEHHYLITEAIPELQAFGKEIPVVVDLDGEIYMRQEHAGVLFGVYEKNSTPWSLSGTPWDYGETDLLQPNLEKLENELMKGFERFPSVGNAGIKRIVNGPFTFTPDGNPLVGPVRGKRNYWAACGCMAGFSQGGGMGLALAQWMIDGEPQDNVFGFDVARFPKLTQNFVTAKAKEFYEHRFYLARPNEQWPAGRPMRTTPLYELQKQKNAVFGVSYGLETPLWFAPQGEKAFEVPTFKRSNAFDVVAAECANVRENVGLFDASGYAKYEVTGPGAHAWLDRMFASKIPAVGRARLAPMLGESGRLMGDLTILRPAEKTFFVTGSGYLQEWHMRWFEAHLPSDGSVRIENRSDALSMLAVAGPKASALVERLVGHAAVELAKPLLSVTAAEAGVIPVTMARMSLTGEYGYELYCESTYVRSLYEQLFAAGSDLGLREYGVWALLSMRLEKGFGIWSREFGPEYTPFMNELAHFVDLGKPEFIGREAALRAKDETPPHRLVMLEIAATDADASGFEPIWLGEKVVGFTTSGGYGHTVKKSLAMGYIETAQIDADATYEVHVLGERRAAKLLSEIPYDPKGARMRTAK; encoded by the coding sequence ATGAAATCTCACTATCAGGCTGTGGTGATTGGTGGGGGCGTGGTGGGTTGCTCCGTTCTCTATCACCTCACAAAGTTCGGCTGGAAAGACGTTGCGCTGCTCGAGCGCAAGGTGTTGACCGCGGGCTCCACGTGGCACGCTGCGGCAGGTTTTCATGCGATCAACAGCGATCCGAATGTCGTCCGGCTGCAGACGTACACCATCGCGCTCTACAAAGAGATTCAGGAAGCGGGCGACCAGGACGTCGGCTTGCATGTGCCCGGCGGCATCACGATTGCAGCCACGCCCGAGCGTTGGGAGTTCTTGCGCACGGAATGGTCGCGGCATCGCTTCATGGGCGTCAATAGCGAGCTGATCACGCCATCCGAAATCAAGGCGCGCTGTCCTCTCGTCGATACCACCGATGTGATCGGCGGCCTTTGGATGCCTGACGAGGGTCACCTCGATCCGTATGGCGCGACTCACGCCTACGCGCGGGCGGCCAAGAAGCAGGGCGCCGAGATTCACCAGCATACGAAGGTCGAGAGCCTGCAGCAGCGTTCCGACGGCTCATGGGATGTCGTTACCGATAAGGGCGTGATTCATGCCGAGCATGTGGTCAACGCCGCGGGCTTGTGGGCTCGAGAGGTCGGCATGATGGCGGGCGTCAAGCTGCCTCTCATCCCGATGGAGCATCACTACCTCATCACCGAGGCGATTCCCGAGCTGCAGGCATTCGGCAAGGAAATTCCGGTGGTCGTCGATCTCGACGGAGAGATCTACATGCGGCAGGAGCACGCCGGCGTGCTGTTCGGGGTGTACGAAAAGAACTCGACGCCGTGGTCGCTCTCGGGGACCCCTTGGGACTATGGCGAAACCGATTTGCTCCAGCCGAATCTCGAGAAACTCGAGAACGAGCTCATGAAGGGATTCGAGCGTTTTCCGAGCGTCGGCAATGCCGGCATCAAGCGCATCGTCAACGGCCCCTTCACGTTCACGCCCGATGGCAACCCGCTCGTCGGGCCGGTGCGCGGCAAGCGAAACTACTGGGCCGCCTGCGGCTGCATGGCGGGTTTCAGCCAAGGCGGCGGCATGGGGCTCGCGCTTGCGCAATGGATGATTGACGGCGAACCGCAGGACAACGTGTTCGGTTTCGACGTCGCGCGCTTTCCGAAGCTCACGCAGAACTTCGTGACGGCCAAGGCCAAGGAATTTTACGAGCACCGTTTCTACCTCGCGCGTCCGAACGAGCAGTGGCCGGCTGGCCGCCCGATGAGGACGACGCCGCTTTATGAGCTTCAGAAACAAAAGAACGCGGTATTCGGCGTCAGCTATGGCCTTGAAACGCCGTTGTGGTTTGCGCCGCAGGGCGAGAAGGCGTTCGAGGTCCCGACGTTCAAGCGTTCGAATGCGTTCGACGTGGTTGCCGCCGAGTGCGCAAACGTGCGCGAGAACGTCGGTCTTTTCGATGCGAGCGGATATGCGAAGTACGAGGTGACGGGACCTGGGGCTCACGCATGGCTCGACCGGATGTTCGCCTCCAAGATTCCGGCCGTGGGCCGGGCGCGGCTGGCGCCGATGCTCGGAGAATCGGGGCGCCTCATGGGCGACCTGACGATCTTGCGTCCGGCGGAAAAGACCTTCTTCGTGACAGGCTCCGGGTATCTGCAGGAGTGGCACATGCGGTGGTTCGAAGCGCATCTGCCATCGGATGGTTCCGTACGCATCGAAAACCGCAGCGATGCACTCTCCATGCTCGCGGTTGCCGGTCCCAAGGCATCGGCGCTTGTCGAGCGCTTGGTCGGCCATGCAGCCGTCGAGCTTGCGAAGCCTCTGCTTTCCGTCACCGCCGCGGAAGCCGGAGTCATACCGGTGACGATGGCGCGCATGTCGCTCACCGGCGAGTATGGCTATGAACTTTACTGCGAGTCGACCTATGTGCGCTCGCTCTACGAGCAGCTTTTCGCAGCGGGCAGCGACCTCGGGCTGCGCGAATACGGCGTCTGGGCCTTGCTGTCGATGCGCCTCGAAAAAGGATTTGGAATCTGGTCGCGCGAGTTCGGCCCCGAATACACGCCTTTCATGAACGAGCTCGCGCATTTCGTGGACCTCGGAAAACCCGAGTTCATCGGTCGCGAAGCCGCGTTGCGCGCGAAGGACGAAACCCCGCCCCACCGCCTCGTCATGCTCGAGATTGCCGCCACCGACGCAGACGCGAGCGGCTTCGAACCCATCTGGCTCGGCGAGAAGGTGGTGGGCTTCACGACGTCAGGCGGCTACGGTCACACCGTCAAGAAGAGCCTGGCCATGGGCTACATCGAGACCGCGCAAATCGATGCCGATGCCACCTACGAGGTGCACGTTCTCGGCGAGCGGCGGGCGGCGAAGCTGTTGTCCGAAATTCCTTATGACCCGAAGGGCGCACGCATGCGCACGGCGAAGTAA
- a CDS encoding LysR substrate-binding domain-containing protein yields the protein MSFTKAAEELHLSQGAVSRQIQVLEERMGVPLFNRRHKEIQLTRAGLIFQQAIAQSLNTIRRAVTMIEALDTSTVTIAASNAMANFWLMPAIFEFRSEHPHIDIRVLASNSPVDPWHEPIDLAIRYGDGHWPNLTKVKLFEEEIFPVCAPLYLQKHDIRTVRDLMECELIEYDSDTAVSNSWDTWLENAGVQPGAVRKNLTLSNYDLVYRAACNGKGVALAWAYGVPQEDRETLLVRPLDISLKTGLCEYIIYADNEELSMPAKILLEWLTDFGKRSIWT from the coding sequence ATGAGCTTCACGAAGGCGGCGGAGGAGCTTCACCTCTCGCAGGGCGCCGTGAGCCGGCAGATTCAGGTGCTAGAGGAGCGCATGGGCGTGCCGCTCTTCAATCGCCGGCACAAGGAGATTCAGCTGACGCGCGCCGGGCTCATCTTCCAGCAAGCCATCGCCCAGAGCCTGAACACGATTCGCCGCGCCGTGACGATGATCGAGGCGCTCGATACCAGTACCGTGACCATTGCGGCCAGCAACGCCATGGCGAACTTCTGGCTGATGCCGGCCATCTTTGAATTTCGCAGCGAACATCCGCATATCGACATTCGCGTGCTGGCAAGCAATTCGCCGGTCGACCCATGGCACGAGCCTATCGATCTCGCCATCCGGTATGGCGACGGGCACTGGCCGAACCTCACGAAGGTCAAGTTGTTCGAAGAGGAGATTTTCCCCGTCTGCGCGCCTTTGTATTTGCAGAAGCACGACATCCGGACGGTGCGGGACCTGATGGAGTGCGAGCTCATCGAATACGACTCGGACACCGCCGTGTCGAATTCCTGGGACACGTGGCTCGAAAATGCCGGCGTGCAGCCCGGCGCGGTGCGAAAGAACCTGACGCTGTCCAATTACGACCTCGTCTATCGCGCAGCTTGCAACGGAAAGGGAGTCGCGCTCGCCTGGGCTTATGGGGTTCCGCAAGAGGACAGGGAAACACTCCTCGTTCGGCCGCTCGATATTTCGCTGAAGACCGGCCTATGCGAATACATCATTTACGCAGACAATGAGGAGCTCAGCATGCCCGCCAAGATCCTCCTTGAATGGCTCACCGATTTCGGCAAGCGCAGCATCTGGACGTGA
- a CDS encoding aromatic ring-hydroxylating oxygenase subunit alpha, with product MLSNNQLLSLVESRQSGRSLPQPFYTDQAVFERELELIWERQWLFAGVAAQIPKPGNWFTLEVGRSSIVVVRDRTKAIRAFYNTCRHRGSRICAGEKGSSGTFTCPYHQWTYGLDGKLLFSKEMGEDFDPSEFALKAVHCESVEGYIFISLAEKPSPFEHFREQVSPYLKPHGLDNAKVAFESTIVEKANWKLVIENNRECYHCTASHPELLRTISEFDGPTDPRFGGEYAEKCLRDEARWTASGLPHQPIETDEGYRLVRVAMERGLSFTMSGELACKKLLGTNQDEDVGSLRLLRFPNTWNHVLSDHAIAFRVLPLSATETQVTTWWLVNGDAEEGRDYDLEDLTAVWKATNAQDQRLVETNQQGINSKGYQPGPYSPLVERGVTEFIDWYLATLASELSNAPKTIPVECIEA from the coding sequence ATGCTGTCGAACAATCAACTTCTTTCCCTTGTCGAATCCCGCCAATCCGGGCGGTCGTTGCCGCAGCCGTTTTACACTGACCAGGCAGTGTTCGAGCGCGAACTGGAACTGATTTGGGAGCGCCAGTGGCTCTTCGCCGGCGTTGCCGCGCAAATTCCGAAGCCGGGCAACTGGTTCACACTCGAGGTCGGTCGCAGTTCGATCGTCGTCGTTCGCGACCGCACCAAGGCGATCCGGGCTTTCTATAACACCTGCCGCCATCGGGGTTCCCGGATCTGCGCCGGCGAGAAGGGTTCTTCGGGGACGTTCACGTGCCCCTATCATCAATGGACCTATGGGCTCGACGGAAAACTGCTGTTCTCCAAGGAGATGGGGGAGGACTTCGATCCGTCGGAATTCGCGTTGAAGGCTGTGCATTGCGAATCGGTTGAAGGCTATATCTTCATCTCTCTCGCGGAAAAGCCGTCACCGTTCGAGCATTTTCGCGAGCAGGTGTCGCCGTATCTCAAGCCTCATGGGCTCGACAACGCCAAGGTGGCGTTCGAATCGACCATCGTCGAGAAGGCCAACTGGAAGCTCGTAATCGAGAACAACAGGGAGTGCTACCACTGCACCGCAAGTCACCCGGAACTCCTGCGCACGATTTCCGAATTCGACGGACCGACGGATCCGCGATTCGGCGGGGAATACGCCGAAAAGTGCCTGAGGGATGAAGCACGCTGGACGGCGTCTGGTTTGCCGCATCAGCCGATCGAGACCGACGAGGGCTACCGCCTTGTCCGCGTAGCGATGGAGCGGGGGCTTTCCTTCACGATGAGCGGCGAGCTGGCCTGCAAGAAGCTGTTGGGCACGAATCAGGACGAGGACGTGGGTTCGCTGCGTTTGCTGCGCTTCCCCAACACGTGGAACCATGTGCTGTCGGATCACGCCATTGCCTTCCGGGTGCTTCCGCTCAGCGCTACGGAAACGCAGGTTACGACGTGGTGGTTGGTCAACGGGGATGCTGAGGAAGGAAGGGATTACGACCTCGAAGACCTGACTGCCGTCTGGAAGGCCACGAACGCTCAGGATCAGCGGCTCGTCGAGACCAATCAGCAGGGGATCAACTCGAAGGGCTATCAGCCGGGACCGTACTCGCCGCTCGTCGAGCGCGGCGTCACCGAGTTCATCGATTGGTATCTGGCCACGTTGGCGTCCGAGCTGAGCAATGCGCCAAAGACGATTCCCGTGGAGTGCATCGAGGCATGA
- a CDS encoding porin, whose protein sequence is MKKSLLVLALATASASQAFAQSTVTLYGVIDDGINYTNNTGGNHNFEMASGYGYGSRWGLKGAEDLGGGLKTLFTLENGFDNNSGRLNQGGRMFGRQAFVGLSDNYGSVTLGRQYDSVVDFLAPTTANGNWAGFLFAHPYDNDNTDNSFRVDNSVKYTSPNIGGFKFGGLYGFSNTAGQFSNNRAMSVGASYVGGAFTIGVGYMDVDNIGMGSTGAVTANDASFFASNQREFGAGINYKISQATLGFVYTHSRIENPTGNGYLTPSNFPAGISVHSLTFDNFEVNAQYYFTPAFFAGAMYTYTSGRYDASNGSSKPKWNMVGLVADYYLSKRTDVYVQAVYQKVSASTGTFLDTAYISGTDNSSSTNKQAVVRIGMKHLF, encoded by the coding sequence ATGAAGAAGTCCTTGCTTGTCCTCGCCTTAGCGACTGCATCAGCCTCGCAGGCGTTTGCGCAGTCAACGGTAACGTTGTACGGCGTTATCGACGATGGCATCAACTACACAAACAATACCGGTGGGAATCACAACTTCGAAATGGCGTCCGGTTACGGCTACGGCAGCCGTTGGGGCCTAAAAGGCGCGGAGGACTTGGGCGGCGGATTGAAAACTCTCTTTACGCTCGAGAACGGTTTCGACAACAATAGCGGGCGGCTCAATCAGGGTGGGCGCATGTTCGGCCGGCAAGCCTTTGTCGGGCTTTCCGACAACTACGGCTCGGTGACCCTTGGGCGTCAGTACGATTCCGTTGTGGATTTCCTGGCCCCGACCACGGCGAACGGGAATTGGGCCGGATTTCTTTTCGCTCACCCGTACGACAACGACAACACCGACAATTCGTTCCGAGTCGACAATTCCGTCAAGTACACGAGCCCCAATATCGGCGGCTTCAAATTTGGCGGCTTGTATGGATTCAGCAATACCGCCGGACAGTTTTCCAATAACCGGGCCATGAGCGTCGGCGCCAGCTACGTCGGCGGCGCGTTCACGATTGGCGTGGGGTATATGGACGTCGACAACATTGGAATGGGGTCAACGGGCGCGGTGACGGCCAATGACGCGAGCTTCTTTGCCTCGAATCAGCGCGAGTTTGGCGCCGGCATCAACTACAAGATTTCGCAGGCCACGTTGGGCTTTGTTTATACGCACTCGAGAATCGAGAATCCAACGGGCAACGGATACTTGACGCCCTCCAATTTCCCAGCCGGAATCTCGGTCCACTCGCTCACGTTCGACAATTTCGAAGTTAACGCTCAGTACTATTTCACCCCGGCGTTCTTCGCGGGCGCTATGTACACCTATACGAGCGGCCGGTATGACGCCAGCAACGGAAGCTCGAAGCCGAAATGGAACATGGTCGGCCTGGTGGCGGATTACTACCTGTCGAAGCGAACCGACGTCTACGTGCAGGCGGTGTATCAGAAGGTGTCGGCTTCGACCGGAACCTTCCTCGATACGGCGTACATCTCAGGGACCGACAACTCTTCCTCGACCAACAAGCAGGCCGTGGTCCGCATCGGCATGAAACATCTTTTCTAA
- the folD gene encoding bifunctional methylenetetrahydrofolate dehydrogenase/methenyltetrahydrofolate cyclohydrolase FolD, producing the protein MSQAKMIDGVAVAKQLREEVSRRAAALAAKGTTPGLAVVLVGDDAASAVYVRNKVKACEQHGLFSTLDRMPATVTEAELLERILQLNADPKIHGILVQLPLPAHIDSHKVIEAIAAEKDVDGFHVANAGALMTGRPQFRPCTPYGVLKMLEAYDIPISGKHAVVIGRSNIVGKPMALLLLEAGATVTVCHSKTADLSRHTRSADIVVAAVGKRNILTGEMVKPGATVVDVGMNKNDAGKLCGDVEFASVSEVAGHVTPVPGGVGPMTITMLLVNTLESAERSARG; encoded by the coding sequence ATGAGTCAAGCGAAGATGATCGACGGTGTGGCGGTAGCCAAGCAGTTGCGCGAGGAGGTATCGAGGCGTGCGGCGGCCTTGGCTGCAAAAGGGACGACGCCGGGTCTCGCCGTGGTGCTCGTTGGCGATGACGCAGCCAGCGCGGTCTATGTGCGCAACAAGGTCAAGGCGTGCGAGCAGCATGGCCTGTTTTCCACGCTTGACCGCATGCCGGCAACGGTAACCGAAGCCGAGCTTCTCGAACGGATTCTTCAGCTGAACGCCGACCCCAAGATTCACGGCATCCTCGTGCAGCTGCCTCTGCCGGCACACATCGATAGTCATAAGGTGATCGAGGCCATCGCTGCCGAGAAGGACGTTGATGGCTTCCATGTGGCAAATGCCGGTGCGCTGATGACCGGCCGACCGCAATTCAGGCCCTGCACGCCGTACGGGGTGTTGAAAATGCTCGAGGCCTACGACATTCCGATTTCAGGCAAGCATGCCGTAGTCATCGGCCGCTCCAATATTGTCGGCAAGCCAATGGCGCTCCTGCTGCTCGAGGCCGGCGCAACGGTGACGGTCTGCCACAGCAAGACAGCGGACCTGAGCCGCCACACCAGGTCGGCGGACATCGTCGTGGCGGCGGTCGGCAAGAGAAATATCTTGACGGGCGAGATGGTGAAGCCGGGTGCGACCGTCGTCGACGTCGGCATGAACAAGAACGACGCAGGCAAGCTATGCGGCGACGTCGAATTTGCTTCGGTAAGCGAAGTTGCCGGCCATGTCACGCCCGTGCCGGGCGGCGTCGGCCCTATGACGATCACCATGTTGCTGGTCAACACGCTGGAGTCCGCTGAGCGAAGCGCTCGCGGATAA